A window from Cryptomeria japonica chromosome 1, Sugi_1.0, whole genome shotgun sequence encodes these proteins:
- the LOC131048652 gene encoding uncharacterized protein LOC131048652, which produces MEITLVGKFLDPRLNIYVVRAFAKCKWVLKGQVEITAMSKGALSMAFLCKEHMLRVLCDGPWLIGKSMLALQKWSPKMDLNEFFSVQAPIWVGLSGLPLEFWVEYVFKGITSSFGELLSMDPITTVRRRLTFSRICVGVMKGTDMPLSIKINSRLGKWNQPMEYESVPFACFYCKKLGHMARKCPLQVVKEKEKKDKTTQWRAKKLAKQPEIVEKEKMVEEAQSVIVLDTFKQQGNINVENPENQMLEEGKEDQMGKDERE; this is translated from the coding sequence ATGGAAATAACTCTGGTTGGAAAATTTCTGGACCCAAGGCTGAATATTTATGTTGTCAGGGCATTTGCAAAATGTAAATGGGTGcttaaaggtcaagtggagatcACTGCTATGTCCAAAGGTGCGTTGTCGATGGCCTTTTTATGTAAGGAACACATGTTGAGGGTGCTTTGTGATGGTCCTTGGTTGATTGGAAAATCAATGCTTGCTCTGCAAAAGTGGTcgcctaagatggacctaaatgaatTCTTTTCTGTACAAGCTCCTATTTGGGTCGGATTGTCAGGCCTCCCCCTCGAGTTTTGGGTTGAATATGTCTTTAAAGGAATCACTAGCTCCTTTGGGGAACTCTTATCTATGGATCCTATCACAACAGTTAGAAGAAGACTTACCTTTTCTAGGATTTGTGTGGGAGTTATGAAAGGCACAGATATGCCCTTATCTATCAAGATTAACTCCAGATTGGGGAAATGGAACCAACCTatggaatatgaaagtgtcccttttgCATGTTTTTACTGTAAAAAATTAGGGCATATGGCTAGAAAATGCCCTCTACAGGTtgtcaaagagaaagagaagaaagacaagACAACGCAATGGAGAGCAAAAAAACTTGCTAAGCAACCTGagattgttgaaaaagagaaaatggtagAAGAAGCCCAGAGTGTCATTGTCCTTGACACCTTCAAGCAACAAGGGAACATTAATGTAGAAAACCCAGAAAACCAAATGCTTGAAGAAGGGAAAGAGGATCAAATGGGCAAAGATGAGAGAGAATGA